Sequence from the Microbacterium faecale genome:
CGATCGTACTGTCGGGCGCCGCATGGCCCGCCCGCGCCCCGGCCCGAGCCCTGCTGCTCTGGCAGGTCGTCGCGCTCGCCGGTGGTCTGTCGATGGTCGGCGCGCTCTGGCTGCTGGGCGACGCGTTCTTTCCGGCGCATCCGTGGCTCGCGGGGATCCCGGCGTTCGCCCTCGCGCTCTACCTTGTCGGCCACCTCGTCGTCACGATCGTGCAGTTCGAGCGCCAGCGCCGCCGTCACCTTCAGCTGCTGCTGCTGTTGAGCCAGCCGGATCCCACGCGCAAGCGCACCCTCCTGCTCGACGACAGCGCGCCGGTCGCCTACTGCTTGCCGCGGGGCATCGGATCCGTCACCGTGCTGTCGAAGGGGCTGCTCGACACGCTCTCCGAGGACGAGCTCGACGCCGTGATCGCGCACGAGCGCGCGCACGTCGAGCAGCGTCACGAGGTCCTCCTCGTCTCGTTCCGCGCGTGGCGGCAGGCGCTGCCGTGGTTCCCGATCGCCGCGAGTGCCGAAAGCGAGGTCGAGGCGCTTGTCGAGATGCTTGCCGACGACCACGCGCGCCGCACGCAGCCCGACGGGGTGCTGGCGCGCGCCATCCTGCAGGTCGGCCAGGTGCACGGCGGCGAGGGCGGCTCGAGCCGCCGCAACCGACAGGTCGATCGCTTCCGCCGCCTCGCGGGCTGACGCGCGTCACCTGATGTGAGTCGCGACCCGCTGGCGGGCTAACGTATCGGCATGGCCTCATCCCACCCCGTCATCGTCGTCGGCAGCGTCTCTGCCGACGTCACCGCGTTCGCCGATCGCTCGCCCGCCCCCGGAGAGACGATGTTCGGCAACGCCTTCTCGCTGGCCGCCGGCGGCAAGGGCGCCAACCAGGCGATGGCTGCCGCTCGCGCAGGAGCCGAGACGTTCTTCGTCGCGTGCGTCGGCGACGACCCGTTTGAGGCCATCGTCACCGACGCGCTCACCGAGGCCGGAGTCGAGACGCGATACGTGCGTCAGATCCCGGGCGAGGGGACAGGCATCGCGCACATCCGCGTGGACGCCACGACGGGCGAGAACTACATCGTCATCGTGCCGCGCGCGAACTCACGCCTCAGCCGCGATCACGTCGACGCCGCGATCGACGAGATCGGTGCCGTGG
This genomic interval carries:
- a CDS encoding M56 family metallopeptidase, whose amino-acid sequence is MSFPALIAAVALALVAVVLAWPVPIVLSGAAWPARAPARALLLWQVVALAGGLSMVGALWLLGDAFFPAHPWLAGIPAFALALYLVGHLVVTIVQFERQRRRHLQLLLLLSQPDPTRKRTLLLDDSAPVAYCLPRGIGSVTVLSKGLLDTLSEDELDAVIAHERAHVEQRHEVLLVSFRAWRQALPWFPIAASAESEVEALVEMLADDHARRTQPDGVLARAILQVGQVHGGEGGSSRRNRQVDRFRRLAG